One Cryobacterium psychrophilum DNA segment encodes these proteins:
- a CDS encoding purine-nucleoside phosphorylase, with the protein MLKTDINLLDAPETDPFDVARTAAQQIANITGVARHDVALTLGSGWGKAADLIGETTHTIPAQEITGFGAPALAGHVGTLRSVVLPSGKRALIIGARTHYYEGHGVRRVVHSVRTAAAAGVTTMILTNGAGGIRETWTPGTPVLISDHINLTADSPLEGATFIDLTDLYSQRLRDVARSIDPSLDEGVYCQFRGPHYETPAEVQMAKAIGGHIVGMSTALEAIAARQAGMEVLGLSLITNLAAGIQKTPLSHGEVIEAGQLAEPVISALLAKIVATL; encoded by the coding sequence ACCGACATAAACCTGTTAGACGCGCCCGAAACCGATCCGTTCGACGTCGCACGGACAGCAGCGCAGCAGATTGCCAACATCACGGGAGTGGCACGCCACGACGTTGCCCTCACGCTCGGCAGTGGTTGGGGCAAGGCGGCCGACCTGATCGGCGAGACCACGCACACCATCCCCGCCCAGGAGATCACGGGCTTCGGCGCGCCGGCCCTCGCCGGCCACGTGGGCACCCTGCGCTCGGTGGTGCTGCCCAGCGGCAAGCGCGCGCTCATCATCGGCGCCCGCACGCACTACTACGAAGGTCACGGGGTGCGCCGCGTCGTACACAGCGTGCGCACCGCCGCCGCGGCGGGGGTGACGACCATGATTCTCACGAACGGGGCCGGCGGGATCCGCGAAACGTGGACCCCCGGAACGCCCGTGCTGATCAGCGACCACATCAACCTGACGGCCGACTCGCCGCTCGAGGGCGCCACCTTCATCGACCTGACCGACCTCTATTCCCAGCGCCTGCGCGACGTGGCACGGTCCATCGACCCCTCCCTCGACGAGGGTGTGTACTGCCAGTTCCGCGGGCCGCACTACGAGACCCCCGCCGAGGTGCAGATGGCCAAGGCCATCGGAGGGCACATCGTGGGAATGTCGACGGCACTTGAGGCAATTGCCGCCCGGCAGGCCGGCATGGAGGTGCTCGGGCTGTCGCTCATCACCAACCTTGCCGCCGGCATTCAGAAAACCCCGTTGAGCCACGGCGAGGTCATCGAGGCCGGCCAGCTCGCCGAACCCGTGATCAGCGCACTCCTGGCCAAGATCGTGGCCACACTGTGA